A single Phoenix dactylifera cultivar Barhee BC4 chromosome 1, palm_55x_up_171113_PBpolish2nd_filt_p, whole genome shotgun sequence DNA region contains:
- the LOC120110472 gene encoding uncharacterized mitochondrial protein AtMg00810-like, with translation LALQSKWHVRQLDVLNAFLHGDLEDTMFMEQPPGFVNPSFPHHICKLRKAIYGLKQAPRQWFATFSGFLLDHGFTQSTADSSLFIFQQNDVFLYLPIYVDDILFTGNDAQAMSSFFLQLQGRFHMKDLGHVSHFLGIQAQYSDIGLPLNQRTYAAQVLNKAGMTDCKPVLSPLPTKIASSTHSNKNFTDPEFYRSIAGSLQYLTITRPDISFAVNFVFQFMHSPKVLHFQLLKRILRYVKGTTDLSLQFRPDSFDLSAFSDSEGDTSDRRSSIGFCIFVGSNPVSWHAKKQPTVARSSTEAEYRALAVTISEILWLRRLLRKLHMLSPTTPTKLYYDNVSAMALASNPVFHARTKHIEVDYHFVREKVHSGEICLAHISSQDQPADVFTKALSAARHNLLCSKLMALLDPSA, from the coding sequence TTAGCTCTTCAATCAAAGTGGCATGTTCGTCAACTCGACGTCTTGAATGCATTCCTTCATGGGGACTTAGAAGACACAATGTTcatggaacaacctcctggatTTGTGAATCCCAGCTTTCCTCATCATATTTGCAAACTTCGGAAGGCCATATACGGCTTGAAACAAGCCCCTAGACAATGGTTCGCCACATTTTCTGGATTCCTCCTGGATCATGGCTTCACTCAAAGCACAGCGGActcttctctcttcattttTCAGCAAAACGATGTTTTTCTCTATCTTCCtatatatgtggatgacattctattCACAGGCAATGATGCTCAAGCCATGTCCTCCTTCTTCCTTCAACTACAAGGTCGTTTCCACATGAAAGACCTCGGACATGTTTCACACTTCTTGGGCATCCAGGCGCAGTACTCTGATATTGGACTACCCTTAAACCAGCGTACATATGCTGCTCAAGTACTTAACAAGGCTGGAATGACTGACTGCAAGCCTGTTTTGTCTCCTCTTCCCACTAAGATTGCTTCATCTACACACTCCAACAAAAACTTCACTGATCCAGAATTTTATCGCTCCATTGCTGGTTCACTGCAGTACCTCACCATAACCCGCCCGGATATATCATTTGCTGTGAACTTCGTTTTTCAATTCATGCACAGCCCCAAGGTGTTGCACTTTCAACTGCTTAAACGCATCCTTCGCTATGTCAAAGGCACCACAGACTTATCTCTTCAATTCCGGCCCGACTCCTTTGACTTATCTGCATTTTCAGACTCAGAGGGTGACACATCTGATCGAAGATCCTCCATTGGCTTCTGTATTTTTGTTGGTTCCAATCCGGTTTCTTGGCACGCCAAGAAACAACCTACGGTTGCTCGATCCTCCACTGAGGCAGAATATCGGGCTCTAGCTGTGACAATATCTGAGATATTATGGCTTCGTCGTCTCCTTCGGAAACTGCATATGCTATCTCCAACTACTCCAACAAAACTCTACTATGACAATGTATCTGCCATGGCATTAGCATCCAACCCGGTATTTCATGCCAGAACAAAACACATAGAAGTGGACTACCACTTTGTTAGAGAGAAAGTCCACTCTGGAGAAATTTGCCTTGCACACATCTCCTCCCAAGACCAACCGGCAGACGTCTTCACCAAAGCACTTTCAGCTGCCCGACACAACCTACTTTGCTCCAAGCTGATGGCACTTTTAGACCCATCAGCTTGA